A part of bacterium genomic DNA contains:
- the ligA gene encoding NAD-dependent DNA ligase LigA (this protein catalyzes the formation of phosphodiester linkages between 5'-phosphoryl and 3'-hydroxyl groups in double-stranded DNA using NAD as a coenzyme and as the energy source for the reaction; essential for DNA replication and repair of damaged DNA; similar to ligase LigB) encodes EEKKDILSGLTFVITGTLKNYSRNEIQDYIKKLGGKVTDSVSKKTDYLICGSEPGSKLQKAQQLGIKIITEEEFEKLVKERMNK; translated from the coding sequence CAGAAGAAAAAAAAGATATTCTTTCAGGTTTGACATTTGTAATTACTGGAACATTAAAAAATTATTCAAGAAATGAAATACAGGATTATATTAAAAAACTTGGAGGAAAAGTAACCGATTCTGTTTCAAAAAAAACTGATTATCTTATATGCGGTAGTGAACCCGGTTCAAAATTACAGAAAGCCCAACAACTCGGGATAAAAATTATAACAGAGGAAGAATTTGAAAAACTTGTAAAAGAAAGGATGAATAAATGA